The sequence ATGATATTTATTTGTCTGTATTAACAAATCCGCACCACGCTGCCGTCCGTAGCATTTCCGCCGTAGACCGTTTCTTCTGCATCTTCCGAAACCTCATTCACTTTGCCGGATACATCCTCTGCCTGTACTATCGTCCCTGCTGCGCAGGCTAAAAGGAGAGCCATCACTGACAGCCTTAAGAAAACCTTCCCGTTTTTCATTCCCATTCGCCTCATTCTTTAGAACAATATAAAATTCCCTGTCTTAGTTATAAAACAGGGAATGTCGGTTGTGTATTATCCGAAAATATACTTTTTTTATTTTTGTGAGGAAATTGTTATCTGTGCAGCCTTTTTTTGATTACAGATTACAATTTGAACAGTCTTGCGTGGAAGGAGATCTGGCGCATGGTGGGCATGCTGTCGAATTTGATGAGGTAGGCATGGGCGCTTCCGTCGACTTCGACGATGGTGCCCGGGCCGAAGACGGGATGGCGGACGCGGGTGCCTGCTTCCATGGTCGTTTCATCTTTGTCTTCCTGCAGGAAGGCGGTCGATCTTCCTACGTAGACCATGGTTTCCTTCATGAGCTGTTCATCGACGGGCGGATCGAATTCAAGCTTGTCCCTGTCGATGTCCAGGATGAATCTTGACGGGTATCTTGGCGAGCCGTCGAGGTTGGCGCCGCCGGCTTCTGTGATGTAGAGGGCTTTTTCGGCTCTCGTCATGGCGACGAAGGCGAGGCGTCTTTCTTCTTCCATAGCATTCACGGTCCTTGTCTTCCTTGACGGGAAGATGCCTTCGTTCATGCCGCAGATGAAGACGTACGGGAATTCAAGGCCCTTGGCGGTATGGACGGTCATAAGCTTCACTTTGTCCTGTCCTTCCCCGGTGTCCATGTTTGAGAAGAGGGCGGCGTGCTCCAGGTAATGGACGATGTTCGTCTCTTCGCCGCAGGTGGTTTCGTATTCGAAGACGGACTGCTTGAGTTCCGCCAGATTGTCGAGGCGTTCCTGGCTGCCTTCGGTGCGGAGCATTTTCTCGTACCCGCTCTCGTCAAGGATGGCAGAGAGGACTTCGGAAACGGGTTTTCCTTCGCTGTCCTTGGCGAAGGTATCGATGAGTTCGATGAAATCAGCGGCGCCTGTGCGTTTCAGCGTGGGTTCCTCGACGTTCTTCCTGAGGGCTTCAAAGAGCGTGCAGCCGTTTTCAGAGGCGTAATTCGTGAGGAATTCCATGCGGCGCTGCCCGATATTTCTCTTCGGCTTGTTGATGATCCTCCGGAAAGCCATGTCATCCTGGCTGACGATCATGCGCAGGTAGCAGAGAGCGTCCTTGATTTCCATCCTTCCGAAGAACTGCGTGCCGCTGTAGATGGTGTATGGGATTTTCTTCTTGAGGAGCTTTTCCTCAAGGTTCCTTGTGACGTAGTGAGCGCGGTAAAGGAGCGTGATGTCCTTGTACGGGACGCCCTTCTTATGGAGCTCTATGATTTCCTTTGCCACGCGGCCGGCTTCCTCGCCCGCTGTCTTTTCCATGAAGCAGGTGACCTTCGGGCCGCTTGGGCGGTGGGCAATGAGGTTCTTATTGAAGCGGTTCTTGTTCTTGGCGATGAGGGAGTTTGCCGCAGCAAGGATTTCAGGGCTTGAGCGGTAGTTGTCATTCATGAGGATGGTCTTGACGTTCGGGAATTTCTTGTCAAAGTCCAGAAGGAAGCGGATATTGGCGCCGCGCCATGTGTAAATGGTCTGGTCGGGGTCGCCCACGATGAAGAGGTTGTTGTGGTAGCCGCAGAGGGCTTCCATCAGCTTGTACTGGAGCGGGTCGATATCCTGGAATTCGTCGAGCATGATGTATTCGAGGCGCTTCTGCCACTTGAGGCGGATTTCCTCGTTTTCCTCGAAGATGTAAAGCGTGAATTTGATGAGGTCGTTGTAGTCCAGCGCGAAGCATTTCTTTTCCTGGTACAGGTAGCCATAGAAAATGATGTCCTGGACGGTCGTCGCGGTATGGTACTTTTCATAAAGGACCTGAAGCGGCATGGCGATCATGTCCTTGTAGTATTCCGGTTCCCAGACGCACTTCTTCATTTCGATCATGTCGCGTGCCTTGTTGAAGGGCATGTCGCGCAGGGTGAGGCCCATTTCCTCATAAATGATGGCAAGCATCTCGTCGATGTCGGAGTTGTCGATGACGAGGAAATTCTTCGGATAGGAAACGGCAAAGCTGTCCTCCTGCAGGACGGAGACGCAGAAGCCGTGGAATGTATTGACGTATCCTGTGTCGTTGTCGCCGGTCAGGCGGTGGATGCGCATGGCCATTTCGCGCGCGGATTTATTCGTGAATGTGACGCAGAGTATGTGCCCGGGCATGATGCCGAGGTCGTTCACAAGGTAGGCGAAACGGCTGGCAAGGGCGCGTGTCTTGCCCGAGCCTGCGCCTGCGATAACGCGCACGTAGCCTTCTGTCGTGGTGACGGCTTCGATCTGTTTCTCATTGAGTCCTTCCAGTATGTCCATATTTCCCTCCGAACTGATATTCTTATTTTATTATACAACGGACGGAAATACTTGTCAGCCCAATGTGATGGCGGCGATGCCTGCCATGGAAATGACGACACCCAGGATCTTCCTCGGCGTGATTTTTTCGCCGTAAAGGATAGTCCCCATGACCATGAGGGCGAGGACGATGAGGCCGTTCGACACGATGAAGGCGGTATTGACGGTCCAGCCTGCCTGGTACATGTAGACATTCCCAAGCTCGATGCCGACGATGGCGGCGCCAAGGCCAAGAGCCGCCGGATTGATGGTGAAGATGTCCTTCTTCCATCCTGCTTCCCCTGTCCCCTGGATGAAATAAATCGCAAAGGAAACGGCGGATGCGACGAGGTAGGTCACGACGAGCGCGACAAAGGGATCCATACCGGTCGAGACTTCCTTGAGTCCGACCTGGTATCCGACGCTGGATAAGATGATAAGGCCGATCGGCCACCAGAATTTTAACATAGTCCCCTCCTATTTCACGATGCAGAACATGCCGGTCAGAGTGAGAAGGATGCCGGCAAGGCGCATCCAGCTCATCGAGTCTCCGTAGAAGACGCTCCCGACGATGGCAAGGACGACGACAATGGAGGCGGTGTAGACGATGAATCCCACGTTCATCGGCCAGCCTGCCCTGTACATATAAATGGAACCGACTTCAAGGCCTGCAATGGCGGCGCCCACGACGATGGCCGCGGGCTGGACGAGGAGGAGCTCGGCAAAG is a genomic window of Veillonellaceae bacterium containing:
- a CDS encoding UvrD-helicase domain-containing protein, with amino-acid sequence MDILEGLNEKQIEAVTTTEGYVRVIAGAGSGKTRALASRFAYLVNDLGIMPGHILCVTFTNKSAREMAMRIHRLTGDNDTGYVNTFHGFCVSVLQEDSFAVSYPKNFLVIDNSDIDEMLAIIYEEMGLTLRDMPFNKARDMIEMKKCVWEPEYYKDMIAMPLQVLYEKYHTATTVQDIIFYGYLYQEKKCFALDYNDLIKFTLYIFEENEEIRLKWQKRLEYIMLDEFQDIDPLQYKLMEALCGYHNNLFIVGDPDQTIYTWRGANIRFLLDFDKKFPNVKTILMNDNYRSSPEILAAANSLIAKNKNRFNKNLIAHRPSGPKVTCFMEKTAGEEAGRVAKEIIELHKKGVPYKDITLLYRAHYVTRNLEEKLLKKKIPYTIYSGTQFFGRMEIKDALCYLRMIVSQDDMAFRRIINKPKRNIGQRRMEFLTNYASENGCTLFEALRKNVEEPTLKRTGAADFIELIDTFAKDSEGKPVSEVLSAILDESGYEKMLRTEGSQERLDNLAELKQSVFEYETTCGEETNIVHYLEHAALFSNMDTGEGQDKVKLMTVHTAKGLEFPYVFICGMNEGIFPSRKTRTVNAMEEERRLAFVAMTRAEKALYITEAGGANLDGSPRYPSRFILDIDRDKLEFDPPVDEQLMKETMVYVGRSTAFLQEDKDETTMEAGTRVRHPVFGPGTIVEVDGSAHAYLIKFDSMPTMRQISFHARLFKL
- a CDS encoding EamA family transporter; the protein is MLKFWWPIGLIILSSVGYQVGLKEVSTGMDPFVALVVTYLVASAVSFAIYFIQGTGEAGWKKDIFTINPAALGLGAAIVGIELGNVYMYQAGWTVNTAFIVSNGLIVLALMVMGTILYGEKITPRKILGVVISMAGIAAITLG